A stretch of Arachis hypogaea cultivar Tifrunner chromosome 15, arahy.Tifrunner.gnm2.J5K5, whole genome shotgun sequence DNA encodes these proteins:
- the LOC140179150 gene encoding uncharacterized protein, whose product MVILKGLKNRLDESPGSWADEVWLVLWFYRTTVQSTTKKTPFIHTYGEEAVIPVKVGEPSPRMLLGTLKTHESMDLINEVTNAANLAKQALKQRVDKIYHTKVRPRSFQVRDLVLRQSNAGTLGTRGKLAFTWKGPFRIKEVLEKGAYKLETLDGSDVSRSWNVTHLKKYYS is encoded by the coding sequence ATGGTAATCCTAAAAGGGTTGAAGAATAGACTAGACGAGTCTCCGGGTTCCTGGGCTGACGAGGTATGGTTAGTATTATGGTTTTATCGAACTACAGTTCAATCTACTACCAAGAAAACACCTTTCATACACACTTATGGTGAGGAAGCAGTTATACCAGTAAAAGTTGGTGAGCCTAGCCCGAGAATGCTCTTGGGTACTTTGAAAACTCACGAGAGCATGGATTTGATTAATGAGGTAACAAATGCGGCTAACCTAGCTAAACAAGCCTTGAAGCAAAGGGTAGATAAAATATACCATACCAAAGTTCGACCCAGAAGTTTCCAAGTCAGAGACCTAGTGTTGAGACAGTCTAATGCTGGAACATTGGGAACTCGAGGTAAGTTAGCCTTCACTTGGAAGGGCCCTTTTAGGATTAAGGAAGTACTGGAAAAAGGAGCCTACAAACTAGAAACATTGGATGGCTCCGATGTTTCGAGAAGCTGGAATGTAACTCACTTAAAGAAGTACTATTCTTAG